TATTCCTGATGGATGAACCGCTTTCGAACCTGGACGCGGCACTGCGCATGGAGATGCGAGCCGAAATCATCAAGTTGCAGGAGCGCCTCGGCGTCACCACCTTCTATGTCACCCATGACCAGGTGGAAGCATTGAGCATGGGCGACCGGATCGTCGTGATGCGCGGCGGCAAGCTGCAGCAGGTTGGAACGCCGATGGAGCTTTACGAACAGCCGGCAAATTCTTACGTGGCAGGCTTCATCGGCAGTCCGCCGATGAACTTCCTTGAGGGAATCGCAAACGGCAATGGCGTAACGCTCACGAACCTGAACGCGACGGTTGAACTTGCCGGTCGTCTGTTCGCTGCAACACAGCGATCAAGCGCCCGTGACCTGCTTCTGGGCATACGGCCAGAACACGTCTCGCTTTCCGACCGCCCGGCCAGCGACGGAGTCTATAGCCTGGCCGCAACGGTCGATACCGTCGAGCCGCTCGGCCACACCATTCTGGTGAGAACGCGGCTGCCCTCGCAGCAGGTTCTCAACGTGCTCGTGGCTGGAAAGATCTCCTGGCGCGAAGGGGAGAACGTCTACCTGGCCATGCGTCCCGAGCACATCTACCTGTTCGACAGGACTGCCGACCAACTCCTGTGCGGTCTCCCCGGCTGAGCGTCACAACGCACAACACAATCAAACCGAAGAAGAAGGAGAAAGCGATCCATGCCCGTGCCTGAGAAGACACTGGACCGCAAACTCGCCCATATCCGCGCGGGGAAATATGTGCCGGCCGATTTCATCATCGCGGATGCCAAGGACGGCGACATGGGCTTCGGTGCGGGTGCGCCGGGGCCAGTTTATGATCAAGACAATCAGTCGACAGACCGGATGCGCCCCGTTGCCGACTATCGTGCTGGCATGCGTGACATGGTCAGATCCGGCCTCGTCGACATCATGCTGACTTCCGTTTCCTCGGCGGAGGTGCTGCACGCGAACGGCACCTATGCCGACACTCCCGTCACGCCAGCCGTACGTCTGAACGACACCACCGACATCTGGAGCCTGCGCGGCGGCGCATACAGAACGCTGCAAGCCCGGCCGTTCCGTACGGCCCGGCTCAAGCACGCGCGCACGGTCGCAGATCTCGGGCTTTATTCCGTCACCTTCTACAACGACATCGATCGAGACGTTGCGACCCTCGAAGCTTATGCCGCCTTTCGCGAGGAGGCAGAAGCGGTCGGAATGCGCCATTTCCTTGAGGTCTTCAATCCCGCCTTCCCAATCGACACGTGCGGCGTCGATCTCGGCTTCTACGTGAACGATGCGATCGCCCGCACCCTTGCCGGCGTTGCCTTGGCCGAACGGCCCCTCTTCCTGAAAATGACTTATAACGGGCCGCGCGCCATGGAAGAACTCGCTTCCTTCGACCCGCACAACCTTATCGTCGGCATTCTCGGGGGTGCGGCAGCCACAACGCGCGACGCAATGGAGCTCGTTGCACAGGCAGAGCGTCACGGTGCGCGGGTCGCACTCTTCGGCCGCAAGATCTGGTATGCCGAATCCCCGATGGAAATCGTGCGCCTGATGCGCCGGGTCATTGAGCGCGAGGTCTCGCCGAGCGAGGCGGTGCGGCTCTATCACGACGTGCTCGCAAGAGTCGGCATTCGCGCAAGGCGACCACTCGATGAGGACAGCGAAGTGACCGATCCCATCCTCAAAGCCGGAGCACGCTGAATGGCGGCGCCCAAAGGCGTGGTGACGGCCGGCAGCTGGTGCTGCGACCATAACAAGCTCGTCGACCATTGGCCGTCGGAAGACGGCCTCGCCACGATTATTGCCGAGGAGCGACACGGCGGCGGCTCAGCCTGCAACATGGCGATCGCCCTTAAGAAGCTGGACCCCGATTTCCTCGTCGAAACAATCGGCATCATCGGCGATGACGAGGACGGGCGCTTGCTGGTTGCCGAGGCCGATTCTCACGGCATCGAGCGTAGCCGACTGCGCATTGTCACTGGCGGACGCACGAGCTACACCGACGCCTTCGCTTTGCGTGAGACGGGGCGGCGCACGCATATCTTCTTTCCTGCCAGCAGTGATCTGCTGACGCCCGATCTTTGCGACTTCTCGGGAATCCGGGCTTCCCACCTCCATCTCGGTCTTCCAGGGCTCTACCCAGGCATGGACGCGCCTTTCGCTGCTGAACCGAATGGCTGGGTGGCTGTCCTGAAGAAGGCGCGCGCTGCGGGTCTGCGCACCAATATGGAGCTCGCCTCCGTAGCACCGGACACGATTGCCCGCCTCGTCCGGCCCTGCTTGCCGGTCCTCGACTTTCTCATCATCAACGATGTGGAGATCGGCGCGCTCGCCGGGATGCCAACGGGAAGCGAGGGCAGCACAAATGTCGCTGCCTGCCGCGTGGCGGCGCGCAAAGTGTTGGATGCCGGAGCCATGGACCTCCTTGTCGTCCATTTCCCCGCTGGCGCGATCGCGCTCACCCGCTCCGGCGAGATGCTCGCGAAGCCCTCATTACGGATACCGGCCGAAGAGATTGCTGGCGCAAACGGGGCCGGCGATGCCTTTGCTGCCGGCATTCTTTATGCCGTTCTGGAGGGCTGGACCCTTGCCGACGCGCTGGCGCTCGCCCACGCCGTGGCTGCTGCCTCACTGCGCAGGGTCGGCACAACTGACGGGGTTCTGCGCTGGCGGGAATGCCTGGCGCTTGCCGATCGTTGGGGCTGGCGGGAGGAGATCGACTGAGAATGGACTTCAGGCCGTTTCGCGGGTCCTTGCCACGTTCGCGATCGCCTCGTTGAAAGGCTTCAGCGCGTCCTGCAGCGGATCGAATACGCGCCGACGAATCTCGGCGTAGATTGCCACCCAGTCCGGGTCCGGCTCAACGACATGCTCGCGCCGTTCGATACCGGCGCGTGCCGCGTCCAGGTCCGGCCAAAGCTCGGCCGCGATGCCAGCGAGAAGCGCCGCGCCTAGCGCAGTCGCCTCCGGCTGGTCGACTACGACAAGCGGCGCGCCGAATACGGCCGCTTTGATCGCGACGAGCAGCGGATTGCGCGAACTGCCGCCGATCAGGCGATATTCGCGCGGACGTCCGACCCCGGGAAGTGCGGCAAGTCCGTCCACCACGCGGCCTACCTGCAGCGCGATCCCCTCGAGTACCGCGCGATAGACCGCGCCGCGGCCGCTGCTCGCGGTAAGCCCGATGAAGGCGCCGCGCGCGGCAATATCGGGTGCGGGCGGCGGCGCATAGGCAAGATGCGGCAGGAAGACCACACCGGCGTTGCCCGGCCCTTCTGCGCGCGCCTCATCGATGAGTGTTTGATGGGGCGCAGCGCCGAAAAGGGCTCGCAGCCACTCCACGGCGCCACCAGAACTGTTCATCGTTCCGCCGAGATAGTAGAGCGGCCGATGCGTCTCCACCGCGCCCTGAACATAGCCGCCGCGGACGACCTCCTGGTCCAGCAATGGGCGTTCAGTCATCATGAGCAGCGCCTCGGCCGTACCGAGGCTGTCGAGGACCATGCCGGGGCTTGTGAGACCTGCCGCATAGGAGCCGACAAGATGGTCGTGCCCGCCGACGGCGACGACCGGCTTCCCAGCAAGCCCGGTCCGGTCGAGGACTTCACGACGAACGGGCCCAAGCAGAGAACCGCTTGCCTTGATAGGTGGCAGCAGGGTTGGCTCGATGCCGGCATCCGCGACCAGCCCCTCGGTCCAGCGCCGTCCTTTCAGATCAAGGCAGAGCGTACGCGAGGCGAGTGTGAAATCGGTCGCCGCCTCACCCGAAAGGCGGAAGGCGATCCAGTCCGCAATGCAAAGCACTCGCCGTGTATGCTTCAGCGCATCGGGCCAGTGCTCCTTCATCCACAGGAGCTTGCAGAGGGTCAGCGTCGGATCGATCGGTAGGCCGGTGATCTCAAAAACGCGTTGCTTGCTTATTTTCTTGGCGAGAGCCGTCGCGGCGATCTCGCTGCGGCCGTCGAACCAGACGGGCGCAGGGGCGAGCGCGCGGCCGCGTTCATCAACGAGTACGCAACTTTCCCCGACGCTTGCCACGGCAAGTCCAGCCACAGGCCGGCCCCGCACCTGCTGCCCGATCTCCGATAGGCAATCGCACACGCAGGCAAAGAGCGCGTCCGGATCATACTCGCCGCTGCGGCCGTCAAGCATGTGCGCCGGGGTCGGGCGGTGGGTCGCAACAACCTCGCTACCGCGCAGGTCGAAAGCGATCGCGCGGATCGACTGCGTCCCGACATCGATACCCACGATCAATGGCGCGGAAGATGTAACCGGCTTTGCCTTCAATGTCATGGAAACGCCTGGTCTTATGTTGATAACACTGAACGCTTCCAGCTCGCCAGTCCAGCAACTCCGGGACCAGATAAACTGACTTGAGTCCAATCCATCCCCGAGTTCTGCGGTAGTGCCCCGCGCGCCGAGCGTCCCTTGTAAGTCGAGGGGGGCGGGTGACGGCTCTGAGAAGAACTTCCGAGCCGAATAACGTGGGGATTGCTCGAAGATGGTGCTGTTCAGCTGGCCGCCAGTATGAGCGGGAGTGCATTCAAGCAGCCAGCGGACGTTGCAGGAAAAGTCCAGTCGACACGCCGCAACCGTTGACTGGCATCGCCCCGAATACTGCCGAGGTCCAGCTCACGGGTGGGTGTTGGTTTTCTGGATAGGTCGCCATGCGACGGGCGATCGCGGAAGGTCTCCGAACTCGGAGGAGGCGTAGTCCCGGCCTTCCGGGGTGATGATATGGACGTCGTAGCAGCCTATCTGGGCAAGCTCCCTGGCTTTCGTCAGGGCCGCTTCGGCGGTTTTTCTGCGGTGTGCCAGTTCGCCGTGCTTGCACATGCCTTTGACGGTGAAACTCATTTCTTCTTCTTCTTCTTGTTCTTTTTCATGCTATCGGCCTGGGCCCGGAACGCCTCGGCCAAGGTCTTCATCTGATTTGCCACAAAGGCGTCAGCAGTGCGTGCGGCTGCCTTTTCGGCCACCTCAGCCTGCTTGCGGATGTCCTTTACAGCTCCCATGGGGGTTTAATTTCGAGGCCCACAATGTTGTTCCGCATTCCGGTCTCTCACAAAGACGTCGGGCCTATCGCCGTCCGACTGGATGAAGGTCATGGCCCTTCGTCACCGCTTCACAGTCCCAAGCGCCACGTCAGCGTTGGGGCCGTTTCTCTTTTATCACTTGCCTTTCCGCCGACGCATTCGAGAAATTAACCAACGCGCCACTGTTTGCCGGCCCGCTGGATGGTCGCACGTAGTGCGTGTCGTCCGATCATCAAGCTGGCGGAGCCGCTGAAGCTGATCTCTGAGGCTCACGGGCAACTCTTGCTCCCTGAGACATGCTTGTAATCTCTCACCGATCTCTCGAAGGATCGCGCGTCTGAGTGCTTCGTCGATATGGCTTTGCATGGCGGAACCTCTTTGTTCCGGCGAAATCTGCCCAGTGATTGTTACCGTGCATAACAGCGGAGGACGCTCCTCGCATGCAACGCCGCTGGTCGAGGAATGTTCACATAAGTTAATGAGAGGACCCACAGACCAGGACGCTGCCAACATCGGCTGCGTGCGAGACCTGTGGATCGGACCCGGTTGCTCTGGACCAGCCGTTCGACAGCCCAATGCTTCAAGGGCGTGAATGCAGGTTGCCAATTCGGTAAACGAGTAACTCGGAATAGTTGGACAGGGAAAATGAGTGTCCTAGACTGATTTGTTACTACCGGCCGCTCCAAGCCCGGAACCTGTTCGAGGAGGACCTTTCAGGTGCGCGTCAAGGCGAAGGATGGACTGGACCTGATTTCTCCCCCGATCGGATGGACCGGCGTGGTGCGCTTCATCCACATCACGCCGCGTGCGTTCCTGCCAATGCGGTCGATGTCGGCAGTCACCTTAATCGCCGGCAAGGGTATTGAGGGCGATCGCTACATGACCGGGGAAGGGTTTTATTCGCACCTGCGCAACGCCGGCGAGCAGGTCACCCTGTTCGAGTTCGAGACGCTGATCGCACTCAGGCGCGACGCCGGAGTAGAATTCGCTCCACGACTTATCCACCCTCATTCGAAAAACCAGCTCCAACGAAATCAAACACTTACGACGTCCGGTCTTGGCCGGTTTGGTCCCGTTTGGCCTGATTTCGGGTGCTTTTTCCGACCAACTCCGCGGCCACGATTCCGGAATCTCAACGTACCCGGATACCATTTGACGTAAGGACTTTTGCTCCTGTTTCGGTCCGTCACGGAAGTTCTCCCGACCGATTAACCATCTCCGATGCCGGCACTGGACTGCGGCCTTCATCGGTGCCAAATTGTAACCGATAGAAGTCCTTCCGCCAGGAGTTTCGCCATGCCGTTCGAGCCCCGGATTCGAGTTGACGGACCGCCGCGTGACGTCGTGCCCGAGCGGGTCCGTCTCCGGCCGCTGGTGTCCGACTGGTCCGAGCACGAGCTCATTACGCTGCCTGAAGTTGTGGCTCTGTTCTGGCCGGGCGGCGGCGGCCCCGTGACGCTGACCACGATCCGGACCGCGGTCCGGGACGGCGATCTGGACATCGTGCCGATCGCCGGGAAGTTCTTCACGACCAAGGCGGCGGTGATCCGGATGGCGACCCCGCGCCCGCATCCGGCACCGACGTCGGCTACGATGCCGCCGCCGTCCCCGCCTCCGGCCGACGCGCCGGCGCCGGTAGTACCCGCCATCGACCCGGTGTTGGAACGGATCCGGGCTCGTCGCCTCCGCGCCAAGAGCCGCTCTTAGACACGGCGGTTTCGGAGAGGGCACGGTCGGGCGCCCCGTCGTCGCCACGCCCAGGGACTCCATCGCCAGCGGCATCGCCCTTCGGCCGGGCGCGACACCCCGTACTGTCGACAACTCGCTTCGACCACCCGCGGAGTCGGGTCGACGCCGTAAGCCATGTGCTTAACGAAGGCGCGAAACCTCGGATCGGATCCACCCTGTTCTCAAGGCACGCTCAGAAGTCGTCGTCTGCGCTCGCGTATGGCCATCGATCCGAAGAGGGGCATCCGTCTTCCCAAAACTTGTAAAGGGTGCCTTCCCAGATGACCAAGACGGCCTTGAACTTGTCCTTGGCCGGCTCGGTACCGGCTCGGAGGATGGGGATGCCTTCCTCCACGTAGGCGCCATAGCATCCCAAGTTGACGTAGACGACCAGGGCGGTTCCGGGTGGATAATCCTTGCCCACCTTCTTGGTCACGACCCGGTCGAGCGCCGCCGGGATCGCCTCGAACCGCTTGCGCCATTCCTCGACCGGATCGGGCCGCCAGCCCAAATCGTCGGGTTCGTCGCCGCGCCGACGGCCATCCATGTCGGCTTCGGTGGCTTCGAACTGGAGGACTCGATCGTCCGTCTGGATCTCGAAGTCGGGCCTTTCATCGGGCACCAATCTGACCTGGTCCGACGACAGCGCCGACGCGACCCGGGAGGCGATCCAGGCGTCGCGCAGGAAAGCCAACCCTGGTTGCCGGAAGTAGGTCTGCCGCGAGATCCGCCCTGGTGCCGAGATCTCCTCGACGCGTGCGCGGAAAACTCCCGTAGGCGTCCAACGCGAGAGCTCGTCTCGCCAGACGCCGAGGGTCTCCTTCCCGATGCGATCTGCGTAATCCATCTCTGGTCTCTCGCTGTCGCCTCTCCAACGGGGCGCCGCCGAAGGATCGCGAGCGAATGCTTCGTTTATCGCGCGCAGCAGGGAGACGAATGCAGGGAGGACGTCGGCTATCGAATGCTCGTCCTGCGCCCTTTTGCCTTGCCCTCGGACTTGCGGGCCTCTTCGGCCTTCAGCTTCTCGTCCGCCTTCAGCTTCCGACCGGCCTTGCGTAGTTCGATTTGGGCCTTCATCTCTTCGACGACCTTCGCCTCGCGACCTCGCTCCTTGAAGCGGACGCCGGCGCCTTCCTTGCCGCGGGTCGGAACGAATTCGATTCCTTGCTTCTCCAGGAAGCTCGCCAGCTCCTCGACGATGGCCACACGCCGGGCGTCCATGGTCGCCGACGAATGGCTCTCGATGAGGATGATCGTCTTGCGGGCGAAGCCCGACTTTTCCGCGAGCTCCTCCTGTCCCCAGCACAGAAGGCCCCGCGCCGCGCGGAAGAGTGCGGGCGTGGGCCAGACCTT
This genomic interval from Bradyrhizobium sp. CB82 contains the following:
- a CDS encoding ABC transporter ATP-binding protein; protein product: MARVELRRVSKRFGDVSAVEDLSFGTSDGEFIVLVGPSGCGKTSTMRMIAGLEAVSEGQILFDDKDVTDQLPRDRDVAMVFQNYALFPHLNIFSNLAFGLQLRKVPKAEIETRVKDVSRLLGIQELLQRRPRELSGGQRQRVALGRAIMREPRVFLMDEPLSNLDAALRMEMRAEIIKLQERLGVTTFYVTHDQVEALSMGDRIVVMRGGKLQQVGTPMELYEQPANSYVAGFIGSPPMNFLEGIANGNGVTLTNLNATVELAGRLFAATQRSSARDLLLGIRPEHVSLSDRPASDGVYSLAATVDTVEPLGHTILVRTRLPSQQVLNVLVAGKISWREGENVYLAMRPEHIYLFDRTADQLLCGLPG
- a CDS encoding carbohydrate kinase family protein — protein: MAAPKGVVTAGSWCCDHNKLVDHWPSEDGLATIIAEERHGGGSACNMAIALKKLDPDFLVETIGIIGDDEDGRLLVAEADSHGIERSRLRIVTGGRTSYTDAFALRETGRRTHIFFPASSDLLTPDLCDFSGIRASHLHLGLPGLYPGMDAPFAAEPNGWVAVLKKARAAGLRTNMELASVAPDTIARLVRPCLPVLDFLIINDVEIGALAGMPTGSEGSTNVAACRVAARKVLDAGAMDLLVVHFPAGAIALTRSGEMLAKPSLRIPAEEIAGANGAGDAFAAGILYAVLEGWTLADALALAHAVAAASLRRVGTTDGVLRWRECLALADRWGWREEID
- a CDS encoding FGGY-family carbohydrate kinase → MTLKAKPVTSSAPLIVGIDVGTQSIRAIAFDLRGSEVVATHRPTPAHMLDGRSGEYDPDALFACVCDCLSEIGQQVRGRPVAGLAVASVGESCVLVDERGRALAPAPVWFDGRSEIAATALAKKISKQRVFEITGLPIDPTLTLCKLLWMKEHWPDALKHTRRVLCIADWIAFRLSGEAATDFTLASRTLCLDLKGRRWTEGLVADAGIEPTLLPPIKASGSLLGPVRREVLDRTGLAGKPVVAVGGHDHLVGSYAAGLTSPGMVLDSLGTAEALLMMTERPLLDQEVVRGGYVQGAVETHRPLYYLGGTMNSSGGAVEWLRALFGAAPHQTLIDEARAEGPGNAGVVFLPHLAYAPPPAPDIAARGAFIGLTASSGRGAVYRAVLEGIALQVGRVVDGLAALPGVGRPREYRLIGGSSRNPLLVAIKAAVFGAPLVVVDQPEATALGAALLAGIAAELWPDLDAARAGIERREHVVEPDPDWVAIYAEIRRRVFDPLQDALKPFNEAIANVARTRETA